In one Kitasatospora cineracea genomic region, the following are encoded:
- a CDS encoding LuxR C-terminal-related transcriptional regulator yields the protein MTAGGPIGLDAFGEAVYRAMLLHPDLDTGGLAGHLDSTEAEIGDALDRLADLALTRPASCGTRWRAVNPERGLAALLAHQEAEEARRQREAERSRAAMAGLIAEYASIHAPGAGGQRGIEMLSSLDQVRDRLIQLASDATAEVLSFAPGGPQPAPVMEASRTLDQETLERGVRMRTVYQDSVRNDPATVQYARWLHGLGGAVRTTPTLPLRMIVVDNATAIVPIDPDDPRKGAVLLQSPGVVTALRALFDQVWEHARPLGESTQRDPHGLTGQERELLRLLAEGLTDERAGQRLGVSLRTVRRMMADLMVRMDARSRFQAGIQVAALGWLEAAEDASA from the coding sequence TTGACCGCCGGCGGCCCGATCGGGCTCGACGCGTTCGGCGAGGCGGTGTACCGCGCCATGCTGCTGCACCCCGACCTCGACACCGGCGGCCTGGCCGGGCACCTCGACTCCACCGAGGCCGAGATCGGCGACGCCCTCGACCGGCTCGCCGACCTCGCCCTCACCCGCCCCGCCAGCTGCGGCACCCGCTGGCGCGCCGTCAACCCCGAACGCGGCCTCGCCGCGCTGCTCGCCCACCAGGAGGCCGAGGAGGCCCGCCGCCAGCGCGAGGCCGAACGCAGCCGCGCCGCGATGGCCGGCCTGATCGCCGAGTACGCCAGCATCCACGCCCCCGGCGCGGGCGGGCAGCGCGGCATCGAGATGCTCTCCAGCCTCGACCAGGTCCGCGACCGGCTGATCCAGCTCGCCTCCGACGCCACCGCCGAGGTGCTCTCCTTCGCCCCCGGCGGCCCGCAGCCCGCCCCCGTCATGGAGGCCAGCCGCACCCTCGACCAGGAGACCCTGGAACGCGGCGTCCGGATGCGCACCGTCTACCAGGACAGCGTCCGCAACGACCCCGCCACCGTCCAGTACGCCCGCTGGCTGCACGGCCTCGGCGGCGCCGTCCGCACCACCCCCACCCTCCCGCTGCGCATGATCGTGGTCGACAACGCCACCGCCATCGTCCCGATCGACCCCGACGACCCCCGCAAGGGCGCCGTCCTGCTGCAGAGCCCCGGCGTCGTCACCGCCCTGCGCGCCCTCTTCGACCAGGTCTGGGAACACGCCCGCCCGCTCGGCGAGAGCACCCAGCGCGACCCGCACGGCCTCACCGGCCAGGAGCGCGAACTCCTCCGCCTGCTCGCCGAGGGCCTCACCGACGAACGGGCCGGCCAGCGCCTGGGCGTCTCCCTGCGCACCGTCCGCCGCATGATGGCCGACCTGATGGTCCGGATGGACGCCCGCAGCCGCTTCCAGGCCGGCATCCAGGTCGCCGCCCTCGGCTGGCTGGAGGCGGCCGAGGACGCCTCCGCCTAG
- a CDS encoding response regulator transcription factor, with the protein MTTALERPLGQRDLAHRFPIGGTAVESAAQVLLADGHHLFRSGLGALLDREEDLAVVAEAAGGEEAVAAAARVRPAVAVLGLDPEQADGPVLARLVQQAAPGAAVLLLVPALPRTAESRRALVEGAAGVLLKDVQAPALIAAVRELARGGRVYDPRLVLDVVRTGQAGPLSRRELAVLGEIAEGSTVREAAAALSLSPGTVRNYVSAAIAKTRARNRCDAIRIARECGWL; encoded by the coding sequence ATGACGACCGCACTGGAACGCCCGCTGGGGCAGCGGGACTTGGCGCACCGGTTCCCGATCGGCGGGACCGCGGTGGAGTCGGCGGCGCAGGTGCTGCTGGCCGACGGGCACCACCTGTTCCGTTCGGGGCTGGGGGCCCTGCTGGACCGGGAGGAGGACCTCGCGGTGGTCGCCGAGGCGGCCGGCGGCGAGGAGGCCGTCGCGGCGGCGGCCCGGGTGCGGCCCGCGGTGGCGGTGCTGGGGCTGGACCCGGAGCAGGCGGACGGGCCGGTGCTGGCCCGGCTGGTGCAGCAGGCGGCGCCGGGCGCGGCGGTGCTGCTGCTGGTGCCGGCCCTGCCGCGGACGGCGGAGTCGCGGCGGGCGCTGGTGGAGGGCGCGGCCGGGGTCCTGCTGAAGGACGTGCAGGCGCCGGCGCTGATCGCGGCGGTGCGCGAACTGGCCCGCGGCGGCCGGGTGTACGACCCGCGGCTGGTGCTGGACGTGGTGCGCACCGGGCAGGCCGGGCCGCTGAGCCGCCGGGAGCTGGCGGTGCTGGGCGAGATCGCCGAGGGCAGCACGGTGCGGGAGGCGGCCGCGGCGCTGTCGCTCTCGCCGGGGACGGTGCGCAACTACGTCTCGGCGGCGATCGCCAAGACCAGGGCCCGCAACCGCTGCGACGCGATCCGGATCGCCCGCGAGTGCGGCTGGCTGTAG
- a CDS encoding SagB/ThcOx family dehydrogenase: MTVIETLPPAPATGGRHPLRRLLRLRPEVEVTAQGADVELAHPWGRQRVHALGERTVAALLDLTRADADLDLLALDHVRLLKLLERFPYLVTTTVADPLGTPLATAVPIARSAALPGFARPTGQLVLSRFAYLRRLPDGQGQDGESCVLESPMAPFRLTLHQAAAGAFVAALSASRTAEEAALLAGMSPGEGEALAGLLAGGGFLDAGKGAEAPLWDFHDLLFHSRSRPGRHDYPTGGVFAHQDVPQLPAVSAPGSREEGEGIDLPVPDWDTVVARDPALSEVLEGRRSVRSYADTPVTLDQLAELLYRVARVRRVIPGDPADPHGYDGVERPYPAGGATGELEVYLSVVKCVGLEPGVYRYDAAAHRLRPRPFQHPGEEAAFSELVTAAWRATACTVDPQVLLTVTSRFGRLSWKYSQIAYALTLKHVGVLYQTLYLVATAMGLAPCGLGSGDTDAAARALGLDWTAESSVGEFLIGSRPAGVPRTAHGFADVVAAARAGEGFGENF; this comes from the coding sequence ATGACCGTCATCGAAACCCTGCCACCCGCCCCCGCCACCGGGGGCCGCCACCCGCTGCGCCGCCTGCTGCGGCTGCGCCCCGAGGTCGAGGTCACCGCCCAGGGCGCCGACGTCGAACTCGCCCACCCGTGGGGCCGCCAGCGCGTCCACGCGCTCGGCGAGCGCACCGTCGCCGCGCTGCTCGACCTGACCCGCGCCGACGCCGACCTCGACCTGCTGGCCCTCGACCACGTCCGGCTGCTCAAACTGCTCGAACGCTTCCCGTACCTGGTCACCACCACCGTCGCCGACCCGCTCGGCACCCCGCTGGCCACCGCCGTGCCGATCGCCCGCTCCGCCGCCCTGCCCGGATTCGCCCGCCCCACCGGCCAGTTGGTGCTCTCCCGGTTCGCCTACCTGCGCCGCCTGCCGGACGGCCAGGGCCAGGACGGCGAGAGCTGCGTCCTCGAATCGCCGATGGCCCCGTTCCGCCTCACCCTGCACCAGGCCGCCGCGGGCGCCTTCGTGGCGGCGCTCAGCGCCTCCCGGACCGCCGAGGAGGCCGCCCTGCTGGCCGGGATGAGCCCCGGCGAGGGCGAGGCGCTGGCCGGACTGCTGGCCGGCGGCGGCTTCCTGGACGCGGGCAAGGGCGCCGAGGCCCCGCTCTGGGACTTCCACGACCTGCTGTTCCACTCGCGCAGCCGCCCCGGCCGGCACGACTACCCCACCGGCGGCGTCTTCGCCCACCAGGACGTCCCGCAGCTGCCCGCGGTCTCCGCCCCCGGCTCCCGCGAGGAGGGCGAGGGCATCGACCTGCCCGTCCCCGACTGGGACACCGTGGTCGCCCGCGACCCCGCCCTCAGCGAGGTCCTCGAAGGCCGCCGCTCGGTACGCTCCTACGCCGACACCCCCGTCACCCTCGACCAACTCGCCGAACTGCTCTACCGGGTGGCCCGGGTCCGCCGGGTCATCCCCGGCGACCCCGCCGACCCGCACGGCTACGACGGCGTCGAACGCCCCTACCCGGCCGGCGGCGCCACCGGCGAACTCGAGGTCTACCTCTCGGTGGTCAAGTGCGTGGGCCTGGAGCCCGGCGTCTACCGCTACGACGCCGCCGCCCACCGGCTGCGCCCCCGCCCGTTCCAGCACCCGGGCGAGGAGGCCGCGTTCAGCGAACTCGTCACCGCCGCCTGGCGCGCCACCGCCTGCACCGTCGACCCGCAGGTGCTGCTCACCGTCACCAGCCGGTTCGGCCGGCTGTCCTGGAAGTACAGCCAGATCGCCTACGCGCTGACCCTCAAGCACGTCGGCGTGCTCTACCAGACGCTCTACCTGGTGGCCACCGCCATGGGCCTGGCCCCCTGCGGCCTCGGCTCCGGCGACACCGACGCCGCCGCCCGGGCGCTGGGCCTGGACTGGACGGCGGAGTCCTCGGTCGGCGAGTTCCTGATCGGCAGCCGCCCGGCCGGCGTGCCGCGCACCGCGCACGGCTTCGCGGACGTGGTGGCCGCCGCCCGCGCCGGGGAGGGCTTCGGCGAGAACTTCTGA
- a CDS encoding TOMM precursor leader peptide-binding protein, protein MSELIGFKRHFTPYVVDGEAVYLVSERGVSVVDGRLAQALAPLLDGTRTAEQIGAALDGVVPADKLRAGVDKLRAGGWVTAADPATDRPGAAFFEMAGQDGDTAMTALRTATVRVEVHGELDPAPFLAALAAAGVTADQDAEFTVALTDDYLHPGLAERNRQALADGRPWLLARPVGSIVWVGPVFSPDGPEGDGSGCWECLAHRLSANRQSLSYLQHRLGQDQPISTAGAHLPATLALGTQLAALETAKWLAGARPPQPAVTTLDTVLLESEKHVLVRRPQCPSCGDDAMVSGRQLAPVAFESRPKAFTADGGHRSASPEDMLEKYRPQLSPVTGVVTTLVPAARTPTGLRVYVSGQNLSRQSGDLKQLRTGLRSVSCGKGRTDVQARASALGEAMERFSGVFQGDEARRTATFAELGDAAIHPERTLLYSAKQYAERDRWNVKQSMFNVVPVPFRTDDPIEWSPAWSLTEQRHRWLPTQAMYYGYRHSGRFYAAGDSNGCAAGTSFEDAVLQGFLELVERDAVALWWYNRVQRPAVDLDAFGDPYVDQLREVYRGLRREIWALDLTADFGIPVVGAFSRRTDARPGSGTNEDVLIAFGAHLDPHIALTRALTEMNQFLGPVAGDEHGRVGYAGADPEQKAWWTTATVANQPYLLPDPNAPRSTPASWLPLAGPDLADDLALVQKIVEDRGMEFLVADQTRPDVGLPVARVIVPGMRHFWARFAPGRLYDVPVRLGWLDTPTPESELNPIPIFI, encoded by the coding sequence ATGTCCGAACTCATCGGCTTCAAACGCCACTTCACCCCGTACGTGGTCGACGGCGAGGCCGTCTACCTGGTCTCCGAGCGCGGCGTCTCGGTGGTCGACGGCAGGCTCGCCCAGGCCCTCGCCCCGCTGCTGGACGGCACCCGCACCGCCGAGCAGATCGGCGCCGCCCTGGACGGCGTCGTCCCCGCCGACAAGCTCCGCGCCGGCGTCGACAAGCTCCGCGCGGGCGGCTGGGTCACCGCCGCCGACCCGGCCACCGACCGCCCCGGCGCGGCCTTCTTCGAGATGGCCGGGCAGGACGGCGACACCGCGATGACCGCGCTGCGCACCGCCACCGTCCGGGTCGAGGTGCACGGCGAACTCGACCCGGCCCCGTTCCTGGCCGCGCTGGCCGCCGCGGGCGTCACCGCCGACCAGGACGCCGAGTTCACCGTCGCGCTCACCGACGACTACCTGCACCCCGGCCTGGCCGAACGCAACCGGCAGGCCCTCGCCGACGGCCGCCCCTGGCTGCTGGCCCGCCCGGTCGGCTCGATCGTCTGGGTCGGCCCGGTGTTCAGCCCCGACGGTCCCGAAGGGGACGGCTCGGGCTGCTGGGAGTGCCTGGCGCACCGGCTGTCCGCCAACCGGCAGTCGCTCAGCTACCTGCAGCACCGGCTCGGCCAGGACCAGCCGATCTCCACCGCCGGCGCCCACCTGCCCGCCACCCTGGCGCTCGGCACCCAGCTCGCCGCCCTGGAGACCGCCAAGTGGCTGGCCGGCGCCCGCCCGCCGCAGCCCGCCGTCACCACCCTGGACACCGTGCTGCTGGAGAGCGAGAAGCACGTCCTGGTGCGCCGCCCGCAGTGCCCGTCCTGCGGCGACGACGCGATGGTCTCCGGGCGCCAACTCGCCCCCGTCGCCTTCGAGTCCCGCCCCAAGGCGTTCACCGCCGACGGCGGCCACCGCTCCGCCTCGCCCGAGGACATGCTGGAGAAGTACCGCCCCCAGCTCAGCCCGGTCACCGGCGTGGTCACCACCCTGGTCCCCGCCGCCCGCACCCCCACCGGTCTGCGGGTCTACGTCTCCGGGCAGAACCTGTCCCGGCAGAGCGGCGACCTCAAGCAGCTGCGCACCGGCCTGCGCTCGGTCTCCTGCGGCAAGGGCCGCACCGACGTGCAGGCCCGGGCCTCCGCGCTCGGCGAGGCCATGGAGCGCTTCTCCGGCGTCTTCCAGGGCGACGAGGCCCGCCGCACCGCGACCTTCGCCGAACTCGGCGACGCCGCGATCCACCCCGAGCGCACCCTGCTGTACTCCGCGAAGCAGTACGCCGAGCGCGACCGCTGGAACGTCAAGCAGTCGATGTTCAACGTCGTCCCCGTCCCGTTCCGCACGGACGACCCGATCGAGTGGTCCCCGGCCTGGTCGCTGACCGAGCAGCGGCACCGCTGGCTGCCCACCCAGGCGATGTACTACGGCTACCGGCACAGCGGCCGGTTCTACGCCGCGGGCGACTCCAACGGCTGCGCGGCCGGCACCTCCTTCGAGGACGCCGTGCTCCAGGGCTTCCTGGAACTCGTCGAACGCGATGCGGTGGCGCTCTGGTGGTACAACCGGGTGCAGCGCCCCGCCGTCGACCTGGACGCCTTCGGCGACCCGTACGTCGACCAGCTCCGCGAGGTCTACCGCGGCCTGCGCCGGGAGATCTGGGCGCTCGACCTGACCGCCGACTTCGGCATCCCGGTGGTCGGCGCCTTCTCCCGCCGCACCGACGCCCGGCCCGGCTCGGGCACCAACGAGGACGTGCTGATCGCGTTCGGCGCCCACCTCGACCCGCACATCGCCCTCACCCGCGCCCTCACCGAGATGAACCAGTTCCTCGGCCCGGTCGCCGGGGACGAGCACGGCAGGGTCGGCTACGCGGGCGCCGACCCCGAGCAGAAGGCGTGGTGGACCACCGCCACCGTCGCCAACCAGCCCTACCTGCTGCCCGACCCGAACGCCCCGCGCTCCACCCCCGCCAGCTGGCTCCCGCTCGCGGGTCCCGACCTCGCCGACGACCTCGCCCTCGTGCAGAAGATCGTCGAGGACCGCGGCATGGAGTTCCTGGTCGCCGACCAGACCCGCCCCGACGTGGGGCTGCCCGTCGCCCGGGTGATCGTCCCCGGCATGCGGCACTTCTGGGCGAGGTTCGCGCCCGGCCGGCTCTACGACGTCCCGGTCCGGCTCGGCTGGCTGGACACCCCGACCCCGGAGAGCGAGCTCAACCCGATCCCCATCTTCATCTGA
- the lanM gene encoding type 2 lanthipeptide synthetase LanM: MSLDVQTWLRTAGTPGHAAPTTALLPGLPGADERLHAVIAAAASFEERAAARDDGQALFTPDPAEDRRSRTAAVETWLRRAAGDQRSAGVLLDHLAETGRPLGDGLRRVRLADPAKLPSWAYPLAVFLRAQSQAPATGPGAVAAGFRAAADALLPAGDGSVLGVPVTAKGRADVVGTLTGRLVEVANLTLCQEFQLATGRPRATGWDAEGGPDASAAGWLARLERLPALAYLIGTVCRQWQEMYTEMFARLSADRAGLVAEMWGGTDPGALDSVHGDAGDRHAQGRSVALLRFESGAGVVYKPKDMRHATAFLGLVERLNRELSLDLPLRTVLIRSDRGDDGHGASLSTDCSGDYGWEELVPSRPCADRAGFARFYRRLGMTIRLVQLLEGRDLWADNLLADGEHPVLIDLECLLYPRVQAPPVLTESQHGLLDELETTVVRTAMAFQAWTPAGRTDALDIGCLSRVGSLETAPGVPALPLPAYRPVHDGQPADPWQYTEEVVDGYREMHAALHRLRGELADPEGPLGGFRGIWVRYIWRHTWDGYKILRASTSPLALDDGATRETVIAGALRGAVTARAGDAARGDLLEVVLAELDSFRSFDIPFFRSLTTSSSVFTADGREVPGHFQSTGWQRLQQRVAELDGFDLEGHVAVLSGCTDAARAGTEQPPAKPARPLRAAEPPTSGELLAAATALGDRILADRRPTGWLGQSWYPGTGLRQVEALGPDLTSGTLGIALLLAELWSATGEPRFHRAAHGLLAEAAALIDPKEPMAFAFAGDSRLASGAPVPGGFFGPGAIIHGLARGGLLLGETDFLTAAQALVPGAVSVAESASNRPGRPVRIPHADVPLGTAGLLLNLLRLRRAAGAGHADTDRAIRQLAAGAIDRLADEHTAFDFLELVPGGTDSIAAALARTLAEAPALLADPEDVRARLHAHRFATGTRSGRLACLDTAVSLGADAVDGADLGALAPPVTGPELAALTGRALLAAATEALTAAEAGLVHTLPEDAAEALLPGPFYDGREAAALMVRELLTRHRLHGTWFPDRAAHDAVNLGALDGTVAVGLLLLRLHDASAAPLATLR, encoded by the coding sequence ATGTCGCTCGACGTTCAGACCTGGCTCCGCACCGCCGGAACCCCGGGCCACGCGGCCCCGACGACCGCCCTGCTGCCCGGCCTGCCCGGCGCCGACGAGCGGCTGCACGCCGTGATCGCCGCCGCGGCCAGCTTCGAGGAACGCGCCGCCGCCCGCGACGACGGGCAGGCGCTGTTCACCCCCGACCCGGCCGAGGACCGGCGCAGCCGCACCGCCGCCGTCGAGACCTGGCTGCGCCGCGCCGCGGGCGACCAGCGCTCCGCCGGGGTGCTGCTCGACCACCTCGCCGAGACCGGCCGCCCGCTCGGCGACGGCCTGCGCCGGGTCCGCCTCGCCGACCCGGCCAAGCTGCCGTCCTGGGCGTACCCGCTGGCCGTGTTCCTGCGCGCCCAGAGCCAGGCGCCCGCCACCGGCCCGGGCGCGGTCGCGGCCGGCTTCCGGGCCGCCGCCGACGCCCTGCTGCCCGCCGGGGACGGCTCGGTGCTGGGCGTCCCGGTCACCGCGAAGGGCCGCGCCGACGTGGTCGGCACCCTCACCGGACGGCTGGTCGAGGTCGCCAACCTCACCCTCTGCCAGGAGTTCCAGCTCGCCACCGGCCGCCCCCGCGCCACCGGTTGGGACGCCGAGGGCGGCCCGGACGCCTCCGCCGCGGGCTGGCTGGCCCGGCTGGAGCGGCTGCCCGCGCTGGCCTACCTGATCGGCACCGTCTGCCGGCAGTGGCAGGAGATGTACACCGAGATGTTCGCCCGGCTCTCCGCCGACCGGGCCGGCCTGGTCGCCGAGATGTGGGGCGGCACCGACCCGGGCGCGCTGGACTCGGTGCACGGCGACGCGGGCGACCGGCACGCCCAGGGCCGCTCGGTGGCGCTGCTGCGCTTCGAGAGCGGCGCGGGCGTGGTCTACAAGCCCAAGGACATGCGGCACGCCACCGCCTTCCTCGGCCTGGTCGAGCGCCTCAACCGCGAACTGAGCCTCGACCTGCCGCTGCGCACCGTGCTGATCCGCTCCGACCGCGGCGACGACGGCCACGGCGCCTCGCTGAGCACCGACTGCTCCGGCGACTACGGCTGGGAGGAGCTCGTCCCGTCCCGCCCCTGCGCCGACCGCGCGGGCTTCGCCCGGTTCTACCGCCGCCTGGGCATGACCATCCGGCTGGTGCAGCTGCTCGAAGGCCGCGACCTGTGGGCCGACAACCTGCTCGCCGACGGCGAGCACCCCGTCCTGATCGACCTGGAGTGCCTGCTCTACCCGCGGGTCCAGGCCCCGCCGGTCCTGACGGAGAGCCAGCACGGCCTGCTGGACGAGCTGGAGACCACCGTGGTGCGCACCGCGATGGCCTTCCAGGCGTGGACCCCGGCCGGACGCACCGACGCCCTCGACATCGGCTGCCTGTCCCGGGTCGGCAGCCTGGAGACCGCCCCCGGCGTGCCCGCCCTGCCGCTGCCCGCCTACCGCCCGGTGCACGACGGGCAGCCGGCCGACCCGTGGCAGTACACCGAGGAGGTGGTCGACGGCTACCGCGAGATGCACGCGGCACTGCACCGGCTGCGCGGCGAACTCGCCGACCCCGAAGGCCCGCTCGGCGGGTTCCGGGGCATCTGGGTGCGCTACATCTGGCGCCACACCTGGGACGGCTACAAGATCCTGCGGGCCTCCACCAGCCCGCTCGCCCTGGACGACGGCGCGACCCGGGAGACCGTCATCGCCGGTGCGCTGCGCGGCGCCGTCACCGCCCGCGCGGGCGACGCCGCCCGCGGCGACCTGCTGGAGGTGGTGCTCGCCGAACTCGACTCGTTCCGCTCCTTCGACATCCCGTTCTTCCGCTCGCTGACCACCTCCTCCTCGGTGTTCACCGCCGACGGCCGGGAGGTTCCCGGGCACTTCCAGTCCACCGGCTGGCAGCGCCTGCAGCAGCGGGTCGCCGAACTCGACGGCTTCGACCTGGAGGGGCACGTCGCCGTGCTGTCCGGCTGCACGGACGCCGCCCGGGCCGGCACCGAGCAGCCCCCGGCGAAGCCGGCCCGGCCGCTGCGCGCGGCCGAACCGCCCACCTCCGGCGAACTGCTGGCCGCCGCCACGGCACTCGGTGACCGCATCCTCGCCGACCGGCGCCCCACCGGCTGGCTCGGCCAGAGCTGGTACCCGGGCACCGGCCTGCGACAGGTCGAGGCGCTCGGCCCCGACCTGACCTCCGGCACGCTCGGCATCGCCCTGCTGCTCGCCGAACTCTGGTCCGCCACCGGCGAACCGCGCTTCCACCGGGCCGCGCACGGTCTGCTCGCCGAGGCCGCCGCGCTGATCGACCCGAAGGAACCGATGGCCTTCGCGTTCGCCGGGGACTCCCGGCTGGCCTCCGGCGCTCCCGTCCCCGGCGGCTTCTTCGGCCCCGGCGCGATCATCCACGGCCTGGCCCGCGGCGGACTGCTGCTGGGCGAGACCGACTTCCTGACCGCCGCCCAGGCCCTGGTGCCCGGCGCCGTGTCGGTCGCCGAGTCCGCCTCCAACCGGCCCGGCCGCCCGGTGCGGATCCCGCACGCCGACGTCCCGCTCGGCACCGCGGGCCTGCTGCTCAACCTGCTGCGGCTGCGCCGCGCCGCGGGCGCCGGCCACGCCGACACCGACCGGGCGATCCGGCAGCTCGCCGCCGGGGCGATCGACCGACTCGCCGACGAGCACACCGCGTTCGACTTCCTGGAACTCGTCCCCGGCGGCACCGACTCGATCGCCGCCGCGCTCGCCCGCACCCTCGCCGAGGCCCCCGCGCTGCTCGCCGACCCCGAGGACGTCCGGGCCCGGCTGCACGCCCACCGCTTCGCCACCGGCACCCGCTCCGGCCGGCTCGCCTGCCTGGACACCGCCGTCTCGCTCGGCGCCGACGCCGTCGACGGGGCCGACCTCGGCGCCCTCGCCCCGCCCGTCACCGGCCCCGAACTCGCCGCCCTGACCGGCCGCGCCCTGCTCGCCGCCGCCACCGAGGCGCTCACCGCCGCCGAGGCCGGACTCGTCCACACCCTGCCCGAGGACGCCGCCGAGGCGCTGCTGCCCGGCCCGTTCTACGACGGCCGCGAGGCCGCCGCCCTGATGGTCCGCGAACTGCTCACCCGCCACCGCCTGCACGGCACCTGGTTCCCGGACCGGGCCGCGCACGACGCCGTCAACCTCGGCGCGCTGGACGGCACCGTCGCCGTCGGCCTGCTGCTGCTGCGCCTGCACGACGCCTCCGCCGCCCCGCTCGCCACCCTGCGCTGA
- a CDS encoding ATP-binding cassette domain-containing protein — MSTTTAARRGGSQTAAGDEERDPATRIDATVAANRTALADVLAELGTADSRPHTSPRPGGTSPAAPRHRADQAREVLRALGVAVPKEVPAAVRDAADPVTALLRRAGVRWRPVTLTGGDETGTAGPMVAFAAEDGRPIALIPRAGRHRRHDPDPERAATRSELSRQALLLYPPLPPGCPTSADLLRFALAVPGARRDLGVLSVAGLVSALLGLLVPLSTGVLLPGLLLAERHPVRWLAVLLGSAVVASWLLTLVRNTAAVRLTSRVQHALEPAVWDRLLAQDARFFRDYTTGDLVHRANAVAQARQALSEVLVGAVLGAVFAVTGLTVLLLVDWRLGGLLLLAVLAVTAALLLLGRRRQEHESKVYAAHGQLQGVLYGLLLGIDKVQTAGREIQAFARWAVPFAGQKRADAAAMRSEALSGALTTALQPLLLAVLLAGATFGPAAEAGHLMAAGVAAGQVALALGQVTHAAAGAYGVAPVLERLRPILAEPAVNAAERAGQLADPGRLKGRLALEDVVFRYPGSALPTLDGVSLHAEPGEFVAVVGPSGAGKSTLVRLLLGFERPESGAVRYDGRELASLDARLVRRQLGSVLQHGRMLRGSLLENLAGADPDTAEDRIWHAAELAGIADELRALPMGLGTRVGEDAQGFSGGQVQRLLLARALVRDPAVLLLDEATSALDNATQQRVAEAVAGLDRTRLVIAHRLSTIRTADRIYVLDGGRVSAEGTYRELLGTDPLFTRLARFQEM, encoded by the coding sequence ATGAGCACCACGACCGCCGCCCGTCGGGGCGGGTCGCAGACCGCCGCGGGGGACGAGGAGCGCGATCCGGCGACCCGGATCGACGCCACCGTGGCGGCCAACCGGACCGCGCTCGCGGACGTGTTGGCCGAGTTGGGCACCGCCGACAGCCGTCCGCACACCTCCCCGCGCCCCGGCGGCACCTCGCCGGCAGCGCCGCGCCACCGCGCGGACCAGGCGCGGGAGGTGCTGCGGGCGCTGGGCGTCGCGGTGCCGAAGGAGGTCCCCGCCGCGGTGCGGGACGCCGCCGATCCGGTGACGGCGCTGCTGCGCCGGGCCGGGGTGCGCTGGCGTCCGGTCACCCTGACCGGCGGGGACGAGACCGGCACGGCCGGGCCGATGGTGGCGTTCGCCGCCGAGGACGGCCGGCCGATCGCCCTGATACCCCGGGCCGGGCGGCACCGCCGCCACGACCCGGACCCGGAACGGGCTGCCACCCGTTCCGAGTTGAGCCGCCAGGCGCTGCTGCTGTACCCGCCGCTGCCGCCGGGGTGTCCGACCTCGGCCGACCTGCTGCGTTTCGCCCTCGCCGTGCCCGGTGCCCGCCGGGACCTCGGGGTGCTGAGCGTGGCGGGTCTGGTGTCGGCGCTGCTCGGCCTGCTCGTCCCGCTGTCCACCGGAGTGCTGCTGCCCGGCCTGCTGCTGGCCGAACGGCACCCGGTGCGCTGGCTGGCCGTGCTGCTGGGCTCCGCGGTGGTGGCGTCCTGGCTGCTCACGCTGGTCCGCAACACCGCGGCCGTCCGGCTCACCAGCCGGGTGCAGCACGCGCTCGAACCCGCCGTCTGGGACCGGCTGCTGGCCCAGGACGCCAGGTTCTTCCGCGACTACACCACGGGCGACCTGGTGCACCGGGCGAACGCGGTGGCGCAGGCCCGGCAGGCCCTCTCGGAGGTGCTGGTGGGCGCCGTGCTGGGCGCGGTGTTCGCCGTCACCGGGCTGACCGTCCTGCTGCTGGTGGACTGGCGGCTCGGCGGGCTGCTGCTGCTCGCCGTGCTGGCGGTGACGGCCGCGCTGCTGCTGCTCGGCCGTCGCCGCCAGGAGCACGAGTCGAAGGTGTACGCGGCGCACGGGCAGCTCCAGGGCGTGCTGTACGGGCTGCTGCTGGGCATCGACAAGGTGCAGACCGCCGGCCGGGAGATCCAGGCGTTCGCCCGCTGGGCCGTCCCGTTCGCCGGGCAGAAGCGCGCCGACGCCGCCGCGATGCGCAGCGAGGCGCTGTCCGGTGCCCTCACCACCGCGCTCCAACCCCTGCTGCTGGCCGTGCTGCTGGCCGGGGCGACGTTCGGCCCGGCCGCCGAGGCCGGGCACCTGATGGCGGCCGGTGTGGCCGCCGGACAGGTCGCCCTGGCGCTCGGCCAGGTCACCCACGCCGCGGCCGGCGCGTACGGCGTCGCCCCGGTGCTGGAGCGGCTGCGGCCGATCCTCGCCGAGCCGGCCGTGAACGCCGCGGAACGGGCCGGGCAGCTCGCCGACCCCGGCCGTCTGAAGGGGCGACTCGCCCTGGAGGACGTGGTGTTCCGCTACCCGGGCAGTGCGCTGCCGACCCTGGACGGGGTGTCGCTGCACGCGGAGCCCGGCGAGTTCGTCGCCGTGGTCGGCCCGTCCGGCGCCGGGAAGTCCACCCTGGTCCGGCTGCTGCTCGGCTTCGAGCGGCCCGAGTCCGGCGCGGTCCGCTACGACGGGCGCGAACTCGCCTCGCTGGACGCCCGGTTGGTGCGCCGCCAGCTCGGCTCGGTGCTCCAGCACGGCCGGATGCTGCGCGGCTCGCTGCTGGAGAACCTGGCCGGCGCCGACCCCGACACCGCCGAGGACCGGATCTGGCACGCCGCCGAACTCGCCGGGATCGCCGACGAGTTGCGCGCCCTGCCGATGGGCCTGGGGACCAGGGTCGGCGAGGACGCCCAGGGCTTCTCCGGCGGCCAGGTGCAGCGCCTGCTGCTGGCCCGCGCCCTGGTCCGCGACCCGGCCGTGCTGCTGCTCGACGAGGCCACCTCCGCGCTCGACAACGCCACCCAGCAGCGGGTCGCCGAGGCCGTCGCCGGCCTCGACCGCACCCGCCTGGTGATCGCCCACCGACTGAGCACCATCCGCACCGCCGACCGGATCTACGTGCTGGACGGGGGCCGGGTGTCCGCCGAGGGCACCTACCGCGAACTGCTCGGCACCGACCCCCTGTTCACCCGCCTCGCCCGCTTCCAGGAGATGTGA